The nucleotide window GCCAGAACAGCGCGTTGGAGACCAGGAAATTGACCACTTCGGTGCGGCCGTAATTGTAGATCAGCGTGCCCCAGTCGAGATGGCGGCCCTGCATCGGGTGAGCGTGCTCGTAAAGCGCGGTGCCGTCGAAATAACCGAGCCCATGCGGATCGTCGGGAAAATGTCCGGGCACCCAGTCGAGCCATACGCCGAGCCCTTCGCGATGACAGGCATCGACCAGCACAGAAAAATCTTCCGGCGTGCCGAACCGGCTGGTCGGCGCGTACAGGCCGGTCGGCTGATAGCCCCAGGAGCCGTCGAACGGATGTTCGCTGACAGGCAGAAGCTCGAGATGGGTGAAGCCCATATCCTTCGCATAGGCCGGAAGCTGTTCGGCGAGGTCGCGATAGCTCAGCCATTCATTGCCGTTCTTGCGCCGCCAGGAGCCGAGATGAACCTCGTAGATCGAGATCGGCGCCTCCACCGCGTTGATGCCCGACGGCGCCGGGCGTGGACGCGGAATTCTGCTTTCGTCGACCACGATCGAGGCCGTCGAGGGCCGGACTTCCGCCGCAAAGGCCACCGGATCGGATTTCAGCGGCAGACGCCGTCCGTCGGAGCCGGTGATGTCGAACTTGTAGCGGTCGCCGGCGCGGGCGCGGGGCACGAACAGTTCCCAATAGCCGACGCCGCGCACCCGCATCGGATGTCGCCGCGCATTCCAGAAATTGAAATCGCCGACCACGCTGACGCCCTTGGCGTTCGGCGCCAGCACCACGAACGCCACGCCATCGACGCCGTCGAGTGTCATCGGATGGGCGCCGAGCTTGTCGTAGATCCGCCGGTGGGTGCCTTCGCCCAGGAGATAGAGATCGAAGTCGCTGAGCACGGGAGGAAAGCGATAGGGATCGTCGAGATCGACGACATTCTCGCCGAAGCGGGCGCGGAGCTGGTAGCGTTTCGATCCGTTCGGCAGCGCGCCCGCAAACAGCCCGGCATCGTGAATGCGCTGGAGCGGCGCCGTCTCGCCTTGCTCGCCGATCGCTTCCACGTTGGATGCTTCGGGGATCAAGGCGCGCACTACGCTATGCCCGTCTTCGCTGTGCAAGCCGAGGTATCGAAACGGATCGGAATGCTTGCCTTCGATGATCGCATATGCCTCGGCGGGTAGCTTGGTCATGAGGCCTCGAAGGTCGGTTGAGACAACGTTCGTATGATTCCGGTCAAGGGCACGCGTAGCCAGTCCGGTCGATACAACAATTCATGTTCGATTTCGTTCAAAGCCTTCTCGAGCAGGAAGAAGGTCAGGATGCCCTCGGCGGCGCTGGGATCGTTCGGCCACAGCCGTTGATCGGTCATGGCTTCGCTGTAGGCGGCGAAAAACGCGACGGTCGCCCGGTCGCGCCAATCGCCAAGCGCTGCCCCGAGCTTGCCATGCTCGTCGTGGGCCACTTTGAGCGCGCGCTCAAGGGCGGCGGTTGCCGAATAGTCGATCGAGCGGATCAGGCTGGCGACGTCGCGCGCCGCCGGCACCTTGCGCCGGCGTTCGGCGATGGTGCGCCGCGGCGCGCCTTCGAAGTCGACGATGAAGATGTCGTCCTTGACGATCAGCAACTGGCCGAGATCGAGATCGCCATGGCAGCGGATGTTGGCGGCGTCGAGCTCGCGCGGCAGCAGCGTTTCGAGGCGATTGCGCAGAGCCGGCTGCAACGCCAGCACCTGGTCGGCCAACGCCCGGTCGGCGTCTTTCAGCGTATCGCGCCGCTGTCTGAGCGTATCGAAGACGCGTCCTGCGCAGAGCGTCAAATCGTCGATCCAGCGCTCCACGTCGTCGTGGCCGGTCGGCTCCGGCGCAAATTCGGCAAGCTCGCCGTTGCCGGCGAGCGCGACATGCAACTCGGCGACGCGCCGCCCGGCCTGCGACATGTAACGCAGATAGGGGATCTCTTCCTCGCGCTCGCCGGGATGGACGCTCGCCGCCAGCAGGCGCTGCTCCTCGACGAAGCGATCGAGATAGGCCGCACTCACGGTCCAGAGGTCGCCCTGATTGGCGATGAAGGCGTGAACGACGCCGACGGCGCTTTTCTCGTTGCCCTCGACTAGTTCGGCGCTGCCCAGCAGTGCCGGCGCATTGGGAAAGTTGACGACGTCGGTCAGAAAACGCCCCATCTCGATTTCGGGATTGGGACCGGCCTGAAGCGTCCGGTAGATTTTGACGACATAGTCATTGTCCACCAGCGCGGTGCTGCGCGGCTGTTCGGATTCGATGGTGCGGATGTGCTCGGGCTGCCGGATCGGCTTGTCGCCAAAGCGGCCGGTCGGACGAAATTCGAGCCGCAAGCCCTGTTCGCTCTCGTCGACCGTCAGCGATTGCTGCAGATTGCGCAAGAATAGCGCAACGAAGATCTGGTCGGTAGCGACGTCGAGCAACGTTCCCTCGCGCGCGCCCTGGCGAACCGCGGCCAGCGCGTGCGGGTTGTAGCGCTCGCGGTCGAATCGCACCCATTCGATCTGCATCGGCAGCACGTAGCGCGTGGTGACGTTGCGCTGCGTGGCTTCGAAAAAGGCGAGCCACGGCCGGTTGTCGCCGATGTCGCAGAACGGAATGGCTGACGTCAGCTTCGGATGGATCGCTTTGGCCGACCGCTCCGGATACCAGCGGCTGCGCGCCAGATGGCCCGGAAGCACGTCGCGCTCGAACACGCCGCGTTCGCGCGCCAGCGATACCCAGGTCGCGTTCAAGGGCACCACCAGCGTTTCGAACTCGGGCACCGCGCGCTGCGGCACTGGCTCCGATTTGTCGCGCTCCTGCAGCTCGAACCAATAGAAGCCGTAGGGCGACAACGTGATCATGTAAGGCAGCTCGCCGATCGCCGGGAAGCGGGTACGGCCGAGCATTTCCAGCGGGATGCGGTCCTTGAACGCGGAGAGATCCAATTCGGTCGCCTGAGCCGATCGTGACAGGTTGGCGACGCACAGGATGACCTCGTCCCGGTACTGGCGCACATAGCACAGCACCGAGCGGTTTTCCGGGCGGATGAACGTCATGCTGCCGCGGCCGAAAGCGAGGGTGGACTTGCGAACCGCGATCAGCCGCTTGGTAGCAGAGAGCAGCGAGGAGAGGCTGCGCGACTGCGCCTCGACGTTGACGGACTCGTAGCCATAGACCGGGTCCATGATGGTCGGTGCGTAGAGCCTAGCGGGGTCGGCGCGGGAGAAGCCGCCATTGCGGTCCGGCGTCCATTGCATCGGCGTGCGGACGCCGTTGCGGTCGCCGAGATAGATGTTGTCGCCCATGCCGATCTCGTCGCCGTAGTAGATGATCGGCGTGCCCGGGAACGAGAGTAGCAGTGAATTCATCAACTCGATCTTGCGCCGGTCGTTGTCCATCAGCGGCGCCAGCCGCCGGCGGATGCCGACATTGATGCGGGCGCGGGGATCGTTGGCGTAGGTCGACCACAGATAATCGCGCTCGACGTCAGTGACCATTTCCAGCGTCAGCTCGTCATGGTTGCGCAGGAAGAGCGCCCATTGGCAGTTGCTCGGGATGTCCGGCGTCTGGCGCAGGATGTCGGTAATCGGAAAGCGGTCTTCCTGCGCGATCGCCATGTAGATGCGCGGCATCAACGGAAAGTGATAGGCCATGTGGCATTCGTCGCCGCGGCCGAAATATTCCTGCACGTCCTCCGGCCATTGATTGGCCTCGGCCAGCAGCACCTTGCCCTTTGCGTAGGCGTCGAGCTCCTCGCGCAGTCGCTTGATGACGGCGTGGGTCTCCGGCAGGTTCTCGTTGTTGGTGCCGTCGCGCTCGCAGAGATAGGGAATGGCGTCAAGGCGGAAGCCGTCGACCCCGGTGTCGAGCCAGCGCTTCATCACCTGCACCAGCGCGCTCACCACGCGCGGGTTGTCGAAATTCAGATCCGGCTGGTGCGAGAAGAAGCGGTGCCAGTAGAACTGGCCGGCTTCCGGATCCCAGGTCCAGTTCGACTTCTCGGTATCGGTGAAGATGATCCGCGTGCCCTGATATTTCTGGTCGGTATCGCTCCAGACATACCAGTTGCGGGCGCTTGACTTCGGGTCCGAGCGCCGGGCGCGCTTGAACCAGTCGTGCTGGTCGGACGTGTGGTTGATGACAAGTTCGGTGATCACCCGCAGGCCGCGCTTCTTGGCTTCCTGGATGAAGCGCTTGAAATCCTTCATGGTCCCGAAATCGGGATTGATGTCGCCGTAATCGGCGATGTCGTAGCCGTCGTCGCGGCCGGGCGAGGGGTAGAAC belongs to Bradyrhizobium icense and includes:
- the glgB gene encoding 1,4-alpha-glucan branching protein GlgB, with protein sequence MTKLPAEAYAIIEGKHSDPFRYLGLHSEDGHSVVRALIPEASNVEAIGEQGETAPLQRIHDAGLFAGALPNGSKRYQLRARFGENVVDLDDPYRFPPVLSDFDLYLLGEGTHRRIYDKLGAHPMTLDGVDGVAFVVLAPNAKGVSVVGDFNFWNARRHPMRVRGVGYWELFVPRARAGDRYKFDITGSDGRRLPLKSDPVAFAAEVRPSTASIVVDESRIPRPRPAPSGINAVEAPISIYEVHLGSWRRKNGNEWLSYRDLAEQLPAYAKDMGFTHLELLPVSEHPFDGSWGYQPTGLYAPTSRFGTPEDFSVLVDACHREGLGVWLDWVPGHFPDDPHGLGYFDGTALYEHAHPMQGRHLDWGTLIYNYGRTEVVNFLVSNALFWLDRYSVDGLRVDAVASMLYLDYSRPAGEWIPNRHGGRENLEAIEFLRRFNIELFGHFPEATTAAEESTAWPQVSRPVEYGGLGFGFKWNMGWMHDTLKYIGKDPIYRKHHHGDVLFGLHYAFSENFILPLSHDEVVHGKRSILGRMPGDEWQRFANLRAYYSFMFGHPGKKLLFMGCEFGQEREWNHDHSLDWHLLAQHRHSGIQNLIRDLNWLYRSVPALHQMDCSQAGFEWVITHDSGGNVFAWLRKGFDARARCLVVVNFSPNVYHNYRVRVPFAGKWREALNSDSAHYGGSNVGNVGEVHTLEGNIPELSLTIPPLAAIFLVPES
- the treS gene encoding maltose alpha-D-glucosyltransferase, with amino-acid sequence MLLEAKEVPAVDAVTDEFWYKDAIIYQLHVKAFADSNNDGIGDFAGLTEKLGYLQDLGVTTLWLLPFYPSPGRDDGYDIADYGDINPDFGTMKDFKRFIQEAKKRGLRVITELVINHTSDQHDWFKRARRSDPKSSARNWYVWSDTDQKYQGTRIIFTDTEKSNWTWDPEAGQFYWHRFFSHQPDLNFDNPRVVSALVQVMKRWLDTGVDGFRLDAIPYLCERDGTNNENLPETHAVIKRLREELDAYAKGKVLLAEANQWPEDVQEYFGRGDECHMAYHFPLMPRIYMAIAQEDRFPITDILRQTPDIPSNCQWALFLRNHDELTLEMVTDVERDYLWSTYANDPRARINVGIRRRLAPLMDNDRRKIELMNSLLLSFPGTPIIYYGDEIGMGDNIYLGDRNGVRTPMQWTPDRNGGFSRADPARLYAPTIMDPVYGYESVNVEAQSRSLSSLLSATKRLIAVRKSTLAFGRGSMTFIRPENRSVLCYVRQYRDEVILCVANLSRSAQATELDLSAFKDRIPLEMLGRTRFPAIGELPYMITLSPYGFYWFELQERDKSEPVPQRAVPEFETLVVPLNATWVSLARERGVFERDVLPGHLARSRWYPERSAKAIHPKLTSAIPFCDIGDNRPWLAFFEATQRNVTTRYVLPMQIEWVRFDRERYNPHALAAVRQGAREGTLLDVATDQIFVALFLRNLQQSLTVDESEQGLRLEFRPTGRFGDKPIRQPEHIRTIESEQPRSTALVDNDYVVKIYRTLQAGPNPEIEMGRFLTDVVNFPNAPALLGSAELVEGNEKSAVGVVHAFIANQGDLWTVSAAYLDRFVEEQRLLAASVHPGEREEEIPYLRYMSQAGRRVAELHVALAGNGELAEFAPEPTGHDDVERWIDDLTLCAGRVFDTLRQRRDTLKDADRALADQVLALQPALRNRLETLLPRELDAANIRCHGDLDLGQLLIVKDDIFIVDFEGAPRRTIAERRRKVPAARDVASLIRSIDYSATAALERALKVAHDEHGKLGAALGDWRDRATVAFFAAYSEAMTDQRLWPNDPSAAEGILTFFLLEKALNEIEHELLYRPDWLRVPLTGIIRTLSQPTFEAS